Below is a window of Verrucomicrobiota bacterium DNA.
TGCGGCTGACATGTGGATGCCTCCCGGCTCCTTCTGGACGCAACCAAAAGGCGAAGTGCACATCACTTCTGCCAAGGGGGAGACGACAGTGGCTCTTGTCGAAATCGATACAGGCCCATACCTTGTCATGCCTCCAGAGGAGGCTTTTGATAGCGGCGAAAGGCCGGTAAACGTTCATGTATCCAATGTCGTCTGGGTAAATCCCCCGACGCTACCCATGAAGGAAGATGGTCCCAGAGTTTCCTATCTTTGGGGCGATCCGGAGGATGGATCTGACTACGGAACATTCATCAAGCTTCCCGCAGGTTTTGAAGGTTATCTTCACAGCACGGGATCCACCTTTCGCTTGGTCACAATTGAGGGTCATCCAGAGTATTTGGGCGAAGAAACAGTCACTTTGAGCCCCGGAAGTTATCTAAGCTCGTCGGGCGATGCGATGCATCAGGTTAAATCCTCCGAGGATAAAGAAAGCGTTTTCTATGTGCGTTCGAATGGTCCTTATCGCATTATTTCAGCTGGAAACACGTAATTAAACCATTACCAGTCGGTGCTCGACATCGTTGCTTAGGCGCCGAGTCCATACACTACTTCTTTGGTGCTCGCGACCAAACCAATAGAATCCATGTGGGACGAACGCATCTTCAATCATCCATGCCCCATGCTTGGCGTTGCGTCCTCCACTTCGCGATGCCCGCAGGGCGTCGCAGAGCTACAACCGTTGCTTTTTGAGTTATAGCGATCAACAACTCTGCGTCGCTTTCTACTGCGAGCGAGCACTACTGTCTGAATATGACAATGCCTAAAAACCAGAGAACTATCCTTACCTATGGTGATTCCATCACGTGGGGTTGTGTGCCCGATAGCGTAAACCTGAAAACCATGGTTTTTGGTCGTTTCGATCATGATGAGCGTTGGACCGGTGTATTGCAGTCTGAGCTCGGCTATGACTACCGTGTCATCGAGGAGGGATTGAACGGTCGAACAACGGTCTTTGACGATCCGCTTCTGCCAGGACGCAACGGTCAAAGCTATCTGTTACCGTGTCTGTTGTCCCATTCCCCGCTGGACATGGTGATTCTTATGCTGGGAACCAACGATCTCAAACCCCACCTTGGTTTGCAGGCTGCGCCGATCGCCAAAGGTATGCGAAACCTTGTCAAGGACGTGAAAAACTCAGGCTGCGGTCACAACGGAAGCAGCGTTGAAATCTTGGTTATGGCTCCACCGCCTATTGTCGAAGGGCGTGGTCTGCTTGCGAATTCTTTTATCGGCAGTCAACGAATCGCCGAAAGACTAGCCGAACACTACGCCCAAATTGCCCAGTTGGAAGACTGTCACTTTGTCGATGCCGGTGGCTCTATTGAGGTGAGCGAGGCTGACGGCCTTCACCCGGATGCCGAAGGCCATAGAATATTGGGAAAGGCAGTCGCTGAGAAAGTGGTTGAGATCTTCTCTGACTAGAGCGATTTCGGGATTTATCCTGAGACCGAATTCGAAAACTTCTGCTGGAAGTTACCCAGTGCCTCCTCCAGTTGACCACGATTCGCTGCGCCCCCCATGGCCATGTCAGGCTTTCCACCACCTTTGCCGCCGAGGAGGCCAGCGAGTTCACGGATTTGGTCTCCTGCTGGATAACCGGCTTTGACCGCCTCTGGGCTCGCTAGGGCAACAATCGAGATCTTATCTCCGAGCTCTGCCCCGAGGACCACGAGACCTTCGCCGAGTTTGGCAAGGGTCTGAGCAGCCGTCTGTCTCAATCCGTTTGGATTGGATGCTTCCGCCTTTGCGATGATCGCTTTGAATCCTGATCCCAGTTCCAAAGCCTTGTCCTGAGCGGCCTCGGCTTCCTCTGCCGACGCCTTTTGGCGCATCCGCTCGAGCTCTTTCTCCAAATCTTGTCGCTGCTTGAGCAGTGCATCGAGACGGTTTTCGATGTCCCGCGGCTGGCAACCCAGTCGATTGGCCATGTGATGGAGCTGATTAAAATTGTTTTCTGCCAGGCGATAGGCGGCTTTCCCGCACACCGCAATGATTCTGCGGGTTCCCGCTGCAATACCGCTTTCCGAGATGATCTTGAAGAGACCAATTTCCCCCGTATTCCGAACATGAGTGCCCCCGCAAAGCTCTTTGGAAAATCCTCCGACATCGACAACACGAACCTTGGAACCGTACTTTTCACCGAAGACGGCGATGACGTCGTCCGGCTTATCTTTGAAGTTGGTTTCGTACCAGGTCACCGGCTGGTTGATCAGAATCGCCTCATTCGCGAGATACTCGATTTCGTCGATTTGTTCTTCGGATACGGCTTCGTAGTGAGTGAAGTCAAAGCGGAGATGATCGTCATCGACCAATGAACCAGCCTGTTGAACGTGGTCGCCCAACAATCTGCGTAGTGCCCAGTTCAACACGTGCGTAGCGGAATGGTGACGTTGAATGGCCTGTCGCCGCCGAAGGTCGACTTTTGGCTCCACGGTCTCTCCAGCGATCTGATCCAGGTCGTTCGTCGGGTCGGAGACGAGGTGGAGAAACTCTCCATTCGGACCTTTCTGAGTTCCATAAATCCGGATCTCCTCTCCTTTAGGGAGGCGTATGAAGCCGGAGTCACCCACCTGTCCCCCCATTTCCGCGTAGAAGGGAGTCTGATCGAGAATGATGGCTTTGGCACCGTCGGGGATGTCGACAACGCCAGTGACGGATACCTGCTGACCGGCGAGGTCCGAGGGCTCAAAACCCAGAAAACGGGTTTGGGTGGCACCGGTCGCTTCCTTCACCTCGATGGTTTCCTTTTTCTGAGCTGCCCGCCCTTTCGAACGCTGTTTTTCCATCTCTCGGTGGAAACCCTCGGTATCGACTTCAATCTTTCGCTCCCGGGCGAGTAGTTGAGTTAGATCGAGTGGAAAGCCGTAGGTATCGTAGAGGGTGAATGCTTCCTTGCCACTGATTCTTCCATCGTCGCATTGCTTTTCAAAAAGCTGCAGGCCCCGATCCAGTGTTTTCTCGAAAGCCGATTCTTCTGACTGCAGGACCTTGCGGATTACGGTTTCCTGCTTCCTCAGTTCCGGGAAGGCGTCTCCCATCTTTTCGATCAGAACGGGGGCTAGACTGGCGAAGAAGCCGTCCGGCATATTCATTTTCTTCCCAAAGAGAATTGCGCGACGAAGGATTCTGCGGAGGACATAGTTTCGTCCCTCGTTTCCTGGAAGGATACCGTCTGCAATCGAAAAAGAAAGGGTGCGAATATGATCGGCGATTACCCGAAAGGAGGTATCTTTCAGCTCGGGCCCGGTGATTTCGTCACGATCTTCCGACATGGTGTATCCATAGTGGTGACTACAGAGTGACTCGAGGCTGGCGAAAATATCGGTGAATAGATCGCTGTTGTAGTTGCTGGGGGGCTGGGAAAAGTCTGTGAAGCCTTTGGTCGTAGCCAAAATTCCTGCGACCCTTTCGAAGCCCATACCGGTATCCACGTGACAGGACGGAAGATCGACGAAGGAACCGTCCGCATTCGCATTGAATTGAATAAAGACTAAGTTCCAGATCTCGATGCACCAGGGAGAGTCTTGGTTGACGAGGATGCCGCCGGTTCCCCCTTTCGGCGTTAGATCGATGTGGATTTCAGAACACGGACCGCATGGACCCGTGTCGCCCATCATCCAAAAGTTGTCTTTCTTGTTGCCCGTCAGAACGTGCTTTTCGGGATCAAGACCCTCCTGCGCGAAGATCAGGGACCAGATTGAGGCGGCTTCGTCGTCAAAAGCAGCCGGTTCGCCGGGGTCCGGCTTGTAGACGGTCGCGTAGAGTCGCTCTTTCGGAAAACCCCACGTCTTCGTCAGCAGCTCCCAGGCAAAATCGATGGCTTCCTTCTTGAAGTAGTCACCGAAGGACCAATTTCCCAGCATCTCGAAAAACGTGTGGTGGTAGGTGTCGAACCCAACGTCTTCGAGATCGTTGTGTTTTCCTCCGGCGCGGATGCACTTCTGAGTGTCGGCTGCACGTTCAAATGGAGCTCTCTCTTCATCGAGAAAATAGGGCACGAATTGGTTCATTCCCGCATTGGTAAACAGCAGATTGGGTGAGGTGGGCATTAGGGATGCCGACGACACGATTTCATGTCCACGTGCGCGGAAATGATCCAAAAAAGACTGCCGAATCTCGGAAGAACGCATCAGAGGAAAAAAGAGGATTAAAGGATGTGGTTCAACAACGAAGGAGATGGTTCTATCTTCGAAGGTCACTCGGGCAAGGTTGTCTCACGAGGATAGAGTAGCATCCCCAACTCGACTGAGCTCGCGGTTCGACAAAGCTCACCGCCCTGAGCCTGTCGAAGGGCTGAAGTCTGCAGAGGCGGATGAGTTCGGTGTTATTAATAACCCTTCAGCCTTTGCGGGTCATCGGTCTCCGCGACCGATGCTACCTGGATTTACTATTGAAGGCTCTTGACCTAGAGCAACTGTGTCAGGTCCGGGGTTGACCGGCCTTGGTTCGGCGGCTGAAGCCGCCGCTCCTCTGCTTAAGAGCGGAGCACGACTACTGTTTGACTGAACTGCGAAAAACAAACTCTTAGTTTGTAAACGCTTGGATCGCCTCGTCGGTAGCGGATTCGATGGCCTGTTTTCGCTCCTCACCGGTAGATCCTTTGATCACTTCCCGCGTAGCAAAGTCTCGGTAGATCAATCGCTGAGTGGAGGCATCGATGACGTCGACAATGACCGTCCCCGCCTCAAATCGACGGTTTGGTTTGTGGTCCTGCACATATTCGTGAGCCGCCTCGATAATTTCTATTCCTGAATTTTGGTAGTAGTCACTGATTGCCGTAGTAACCGTGTTGTTTTGGACCACAACCAGGTAGGTGATTACTAGATCAGCATCTGCTCCGGCTTCTTTCAGACCGGCATCCTCCAAATCCTTTTTCAGTCTCTTCTGTATAATGGCCATCGCCTCGACAGACTGGTCCGCAAAGGTGGGGAGTTCCTCGACGTTTGGGTTGTAGAAGCGGAAGGTTTCGTAGCCGTCCGCCGACTGTTTGGGCATAGCAATCCTGGTTGCGCAACCAGTCAAAATGATGGCAGATACCAGACAAAGGAAAAATGGGGTTATCTTCATAGTCGTGTGGTAGTGGCGGTATTGCTGTGAGGCGAGTTCGAATTTTTGGGTGCAGTGCAACGGTGACAGTCGTTTCGAGGAATGGAGTCCAGTGGCTTGTGCCGTAGAAGGAGGCTCTTGACCTTCGTAGCTCTTAGGGCGAACTAGGTTTATGCCCGATACGCATTGGTGGACATGGGCTGGATGGTCGAGGGGTGAATCCTCTCCTACCTTTTTGGTGACAAAAAAACCGCCGCCCTCACTACGGAAGACGACGGTTCGGGTTGGGGGGAAATCTGTCTTTAAAAAGAAGCGTTTACGATAGGGAAGAAGTAAAGTGGATCTGCTTCTACGTTGATGTTCGCCAGGCCAATTTGTACCCCGTAGAGCTTCTCGGAGTAGTTTACCAAGCCGAACTGAAGACCCTCCATTTCTCCAGCTTTGTTGAAAAAGCCAGTTTGCAGACCGACGACCTTTGAGTTGGCAACGGTGACAAGTCCAGCCTGCCATCCATAGAGGTCTCCGTCTTGCAGGTTGACCAGTCCACTTTTCAATCCTTGGAATTGTCCTTCAGTGTGGGTAAAAAGGCCGTTCTGCCATCCGTTCATGTCACCCTCGACGACACTACCGATGAAGTTGAACTGAACCCCGTTTACGTCGCCAGTGTTGTAGCCGAGTCCGAAGAGTCCTAGGTCGAGACCAGTAAGGTTATCGTTCTTCACGTAGAAGATGTTCAAACGTATGCCTCGGACGCTGTCTGTCGTCGAACCCAATTGGGCAGGAGACCAAATAGAGAGTTCAACCGGAACCTCCTTACCTTGTCCGTTCACCGAAAATCCGAACGACAGGAGGAGACTGGATAGTAGTAGTAGGGTCATTTTCATCATTCCCATATTGAAGGGTGGCGAAGTTGTTGTCTACGGGAAAGTAAATCCTCGTTTTAGCATCCGTTCCGGCAAATACTTTCTCTCCAAGGATCCACTGCCAACAAGATGGTCAGCGAGAATGCGGGTCAGCAGGGGTGCATAAACCGTTCCTTTTGAGCCCAAGCCGTTGCAAATAAAAACGTTTTCATGCCGAGGGTGTGGACCCAGGTACGGTTGCCGGTCGCGACTACAGGGGCGGACCCCGGAGCGGTGATCCACGACCTCAGGATCATCGTTTAAACCGAAGATCAGGCGAAAGGCCTCGAGAAGCTCCTGCTTTCCGGAGTCAGTCGGGATAGGAGGGGGAATCGAGAAGGGGCCATCAATGCCCTCCTTTCTGTTTTTTGGGCTTTCCCAGGTTGAACCGATGCGGAACCGATGGGATCCCAGTGAAACCACCCATTTTCGATGGTGAATAATTTCATCGAAGGAGGGCACCGTCGGACACTCTACCGTGAGTGTTTCTCCGTAGGCGGGACGAAAGGGAAGCCAACGAAAGAGAGGATTCGATAAGACGGAGTAGCCTTCACAGCAGATAAGAGTTTTGGCTCGCACATGATTGAGCTCGACGCCGTCCTTTTGAAGAGAGAGCGAATCCCAATTGGCATCTAGATTGAAGATTCGGGGGCCGAGAGAAGAACGGATTCTCTGGACGACTGTTGACGGTTCAACAAGACCGACTCCTTGGATGAAGAAGCTGCCGAAAAGGTCTTCTCGGGCGGGTCCATCATGGCCGGGAAGGAGTCTTTCGCTTAGATGATTTCGATAAGCACCTTTTTGTTGTCGGTTCGCGAACCATTTGATCTCTTCCTCACTCTGGAAGTAACGCCTGATTGAACAGTCTCGATAGAGCACTTCCCTTTGCCCAACGTCTTTGTAGATTTCACGGGCACAGTGAAGGAAATCGTCGAATTCCTCCATCAAGGTAAGTCTGCTCCCGGTGATTGGATTTAGAACCCCTGCTGCTACATGTGAGGCCGGGGACGCGGATTTTCCTCCGAGAACAAGGACGCTATGGGACCGAAGTCGCCAAGCTAGTAGAAGTCCGGCAAGGCCTCCCCCGACAATCAGGAAGTCCGTATCTCTCTCCGTCATCCAATCAGGCCAATCGGAAGACTGCGATCTAACCGAACGGTTGTCATCGTTCTGTTACCTTTTCTGGTATTGAAAAACAACTACGACGGGGATT
It encodes the following:
- a CDS encoding DUF4437 domain-containing protein: MRKKDSCLQVILALALFSSSLAGPESSSKNRTEVILASEIDWEALNPARGDRSPQAGTLWGDRNAAIAPDKSSETDCPFCSSSLVPTGFLAKFVDGFSSPPHIHNVTYRAVVISGLVHNDDPDAADMWMPPGSFWTQPKGEVHITSAKGETTVALVEIDTGPYLVMPPEEAFDSGERPVNVHVSNVVWVNPPTLPMKEDGPRVSYLWGDPEDGSDYGTFIKLPAGFEGYLHSTGSTFRLVTIEGHPEYLGEETVTLSPGSYLSSSGDAMHQVKSSEDKESVFYVRSNGPYRIISAGNT
- a CDS encoding SGNH/GDSL hydrolase family protein; protein product: MPKNQRTILTYGDSITWGCVPDSVNLKTMVFGRFDHDERWTGVLQSELGYDYRVIEEGLNGRTTVFDDPLLPGRNGQSYLLPCLLSHSPLDMVILMLGTNDLKPHLGLQAAPIAKGMRNLVKDVKNSGCGHNGSSVEILVMAPPPIVEGRGLLANSFIGSQRIAERLAEHYAQIAQLEDCHFVDAGGSIEVSEADGLHPDAEGHRILGKAVAEKVVEIFSD
- the alaS gene encoding alanine--tRNA ligase, whose translation is MRSSEIRQSFLDHFRARGHEIVSSASLMPTSPNLLFTNAGMNQFVPYFLDEERAPFERAADTQKCIRAGGKHNDLEDVGFDTYHHTFFEMLGNWSFGDYFKKEAIDFAWELLTKTWGFPKERLYATVYKPDPGEPAAFDDEAASIWSLIFAQEGLDPEKHVLTGNKKDNFWMMGDTGPCGPCSEIHIDLTPKGGTGGILVNQDSPWCIEIWNLVFIQFNANADGSFVDLPSCHVDTGMGFERVAGILATTKGFTDFSQPPSNYNSDLFTDIFASLESLCSHHYGYTMSEDRDEITGPELKDTSFRVIADHIRTLSFSIADGILPGNEGRNYVLRRILRRAILFGKKMNMPDGFFASLAPVLIEKMGDAFPELRKQETVIRKVLQSEESAFEKTLDRGLQLFEKQCDDGRISGKEAFTLYDTYGFPLDLTQLLARERKIEVDTEGFHREMEKQRSKGRAAQKKETIEVKEATGATQTRFLGFEPSDLAGQQVSVTGVVDIPDGAKAIILDQTPFYAEMGGQVGDSGFIRLPKGEEIRIYGTQKGPNGEFLHLVSDPTNDLDQIAGETVEPKVDLRRRQAIQRHHSATHVLNWALRRLLGDHVQQAGSLVDDDHLRFDFTHYEAVSEEQIDEIEYLANEAILINQPVTWYETNFKDKPDDVIAVFGEKYGSKVRVVDVGGFSKELCGGTHVRNTGEIGLFKIISESGIAAGTRRIIAVCGKAAYRLAENNFNQLHHMANRLGCQPRDIENRLDALLKQRQDLEKELERMRQKASAEEAEAAQDKALELGSGFKAIIAKAEASNPNGLRQTAAQTLAKLGEGLVVLGAELGDKISIVALASPEAVKAGYPAGDQIRELAGLLGGKGGGKPDMAMGGAANRGQLEEALGNFQQKFSNSVSG
- a CDS encoding DUF4136 domain-containing protein, giving the protein MPKQSADGYETFRFYNPNVEELPTFADQSVEAMAIIQKRLKKDLEDAGLKEAGADADLVITYLVVVQNNTVTTAISDYYQNSGIEIIEAAHEYVQDHKPNRRFEAGTVIVDVIDASTQRLIYRDFATREVIKGSTGEERKQAIESATDEAIQAFTN
- a CDS encoding FAD-dependent oxidoreductase gives rise to the protein MTERDTDFLIVGGGLAGLLLAWRLRSHSVLVLGGKSASPASHVAAGVLNPITGSRLTLMEEFDDFLHCAREIYKDVGQREVLYRDCSIRRYFQSEEEIKWFANRQQKGAYRNHLSERLLPGHDGPAREDLFGSFFIQGVGLVEPSTVVQRIRSSLGPRIFNLDANWDSLSLQKDGVELNHVRAKTLICCEGYSVLSNPLFRWLPFRPAYGETLTVECPTVPSFDEIIHHRKWVVSLGSHRFRIGSTWESPKNRKEGIDGPFSIPPPIPTDSGKQELLEAFRLIFGLNDDPEVVDHRSGVRPCSRDRQPYLGPHPRHENVFICNGLGSKGTVYAPLLTRILADHLVGSGSLERKYLPERMLKRGFTFP